The following is a genomic window from Halichoerus grypus chromosome 5, mHalGry1.hap1.1, whole genome shotgun sequence.
tgtttcagaggtacagatctgagattcaacagtcttgcacaattcacagcgctcaccagagcacataccctccccagtggaCAGTGAGTGCCTTTAACATGGAGTCTTACTGATCTTTGGATCCCTAACTTCTGCTGCATAAGCAGacactcagtaagtgtttgtGAAGGTGAACTGAATTGTACTTTCCCATAATCCCCTCAGCACCCCACCCAGTGCTGGTCACATCAAGGGAGCATCATAAATATTTCCTTGATTGCTTAAAAGCTGACCCCAGGCTTTATCACTAAATGGCCGTCATGTCTCAAATAACTCCCTGCCCCATGGTGCAAAGGAGCTTTTGAAGTTCCAAAGTGGAGAGACATAAGAACTGATGGGCTCCAATCTTAGAAGGAAGATGGAGGGAAACTTTCTGGTGTGCACCAAACTTGATCAGAAACCATGGAGTGGTCTAGGTTCTAACTCCActtgtcttcatttctttgagTAAATCTCTTACCTTCTGTAGATGTCTCCTTCTCCGTAAAACGGAGGCGATAACCATCACCCCACAAAGTGGTTATGAGGATTCCTCCATTCAACAATAAAAATTGAGTGTCTATATGTCCTGAAGGTAGTCAGTCATGAACGAAACAAATATGGTCCCACCCTCTTGGAGTCagcaagagaagggaggagaagcaCATCTTGAACTgtataaggttttatttattatttttttctagagagggggtgagagagaaagagagctggggcagagggagagggagagaagcttaagcaggctccacacataGCATAGACCCTGAcacaggctccatctcacaaccctgagatcatgacctgagctgcaatcagtAGTCAGATGCCacactgactgaggcacccaggtgcccctgtaaggTTTTCTCTTTTATCGCTGGACTTAAGAAGGAAGATTTAAGCCTCCCTAGATCACTTTGTAATCTTACTTCTagatcaaacatttttttccatcattaaggaaacatttattatgtacctAATGTGAGAACCTAATGCAATAAGAATACAAAGTAGAAGACAGGGCTTTTGACTTTGAGAAGTCTATTACTCATTTGAAGGGAAAAGCTGTTAaatccttgagggcaggaatcaTGCCTGGTTTTATTAATTCAACAGATATCATTGAATGCATAATATGTGCCAGGTCTGGTGCCCCTTAGATATTATTTTCAGTACCCAGAATAGTGGTAGGCACATAGCAGGGACTCAAAAAAGTACTTGTGGGTTGGCTGatagaaagaaaattttggaaaagcaGTGTAAGGCAACATATAAGTGTGAATGTATCCTACATGCTGAACAGTAATTTGGAGTCTTTATTGCTCAGGAGACTTCAAAATGGGCTGAGATCAATTTGAGAAAAGACTTCTCCACTTCTACCTAGATCTGTGGGGTCAGAGGAGGAGGTACTAACTATGAGTTTATGTTAACCTAGGTTGCTCTAAGTTGGTTTTCTTGGAAAACTTTGGCTGTGTAGGGAGGCAACAATGGTAACATTGGATTGGAAATGTAGGTACCTGAATTTTATTTGTAGTCATATAATACACAAAACAAGGGAATAAAATGATCCATGCTCACTATACACAAAGCCTTCTTTTGGCCCTTTCCCTCTTATCCAAGCACCATGTCACTATTACCAAACAAGTCCCTTGATGACTCTTCCAAATGTTTTGTCCCAGGATATGACACGTTGAAAGAAGATGCTGAAGGTTTTGGAGTGAAGAAACTACAGAGTGGGGATGTCCTCATCCGGGTTCTAGGGACCATCTCTTTTGTCGTGGGGATTTCAGAACTTGTATCAGTTGCAAAAGGCTGTAGAATTCAATTACTCAGGGCTCCTTAGAGGGCCCTGACCTAATGAGGCCCAATCCCCTAAGCCAGAGTCAACCTCCTGCTGTGTATTCCCATAGCACTTCCTTAATGTTAACCCACATCATGCTTTATTGCCATGTATTTGATATCTCCCCTTTGTTAAGGGATATAAAGGCAGTCAAGTTCAGTAAAGtcagggactctttttttttttttttaagatttaatttatttatttgtcagagagagagagagagagagagagagaaagcacagacagggggagcggcaggcagagggagaagcagactccccgctgagcaaggagcctgatgcggggctcgatcccagggccctgggatcatgacctgagccgaaggcagacacttaactgactgagccacccaagcatccctgtttgtttttttaactgctgTGTCTTCAGTGCCTTGCATGATACCTGGTAACCACTCAtattaaatggatgaatgaaagggaagaaggaCTTTGTAGGTAGAAGGGGTATGAGGAGCTAAGACAAAGAGGTGAGAAGGTGTGGGCTATGTACACGTGTATGGGGAGTCATGTAGCCTAAGTATGGCGTATGTGAGAGGAACGGGGAAGAAGATAGGATGAAGCTGTGCTGTGGAGGATCTCAAGTAGAAGTTAAAGAGTCTCAACTTTATAAGCAGTAGGAAGCCAGTGAAGATCACAGCTAAAGCAGTGAGGTATAACATTAGCATTgtatttcatagaattttttcATGGCACGGGcagcttcctctgcccctcctaacACACTTCCTGCCAAGAAATGGATAATAATCTACAAAGCATTTTATATGCTCTACGCCCAGTAAACTCAATGGGTATCTAATCTACATATTTCTTTGGCTGAGGTTGTGGGGGACCCGAAGGGACCCAGTGTAGCTGGGAAACTGACTTTCACATTATAAACTGAGCAGCTGGTACATGGTAGCAATTTTAAGTTTCTCTGACCTCGCCTGGGTCATCCAGGAAGTCACAAATGAGACTTGTCCTGTGCCCTATTTGCTGCCACCAGGGTGCTCAGGGtctgcctcacccccaccccatccgcTAGTCTCTCTTGTTCCCTCCCCATGAAGCAGCCTATCTGACGTCActgtctttctcctcttccacGATGTTCCTTTTTTGTACCCGTGCTTTCCTTCTTCCAGGTGGGATTCCTTGCACCACAAGTGAAGGGGTCAGCCGTCTTGGCAGACCAGACCAAAGCGTCACATTCTTTGCCTGGCCCTATTTTTAGACCTCCTGGGGGACTTGCAAGGAATGAGTGGCAGAGTCAGAAGATCAAGGGAAAAGTCTTCAGGGATTGAGGACAGTTTGGAAAACTTGCCCCAAATTTTGGAAGAATATGacatttgtttcccttttttctttttgtttcttttttatttccatttctgtttccctttcaCTTTCTCCTCTTCTGCTCTTCCAtgtgtttctctcttctttgtaaTGCACTTctctctactttctctctctctccctctttctccgtTCCTGTCCTCCCCTGCCACTTTCCTTGCTAGTAAAGGCTGCCTTTTATTCTTTAGTTCTTATATGCtgagcactgtgctaagtgctttttaTGCATCACCTCATAACACTGCATGAGCTAAGTAACagtatcctcattttgcagataggGAAATCGAGATACAGGTCCAGGAGCTTCTCCAAGCTCAGCGATagtttagtatatgtgctgccgaagcgagcactccaAGCTCAGCGATATTAATAGAGATTTGAACTCCACTTAGCTACCCCCAAACTGTATTCTCTTAACAACTACAtggtctctcttttttccattctcaACTCCCGCttgtcttttccctctttttgcttctcttctccctttctctccctccccttctcccctcccctctctcagaCACTCAGCACATCCTGGTCCCTGCACGTGTGTGGATGACCCTGAAGGTGCTGAACACTATGCACGTGCCTAGAAGAGATGACAGACCATTCGAACTCTTATCTAATCAGCCATTTTCCTTTTGAGCCAATGCTCCACGATTTTCCACATTTGGAGGTTAAGGGAGGGGGACCCTTCACTACCTAAGGGAAAGGGCATGTGTCTGATCACAAACCAGAGGAAAGGCCTCAAGACCTGGATGAGTCTTCGATATGGAAGGGGACAGAGATAAGGCCCTTTCCACTCATGTGTGGACTCTCAGGGTTGGGGAATGGGGGCCTGGGAGAAGACAGGGCCAGGAGGCTGGTCTCTGTCAAGGTATCAACTCAGGAGTCAAGGAAGCCTGCACCATGAAATATGGCACTCCACCCTGTCCTTCCTCATTTGCATAAAGAATGTTCAGATAGGAACCAGGGGCATATTGGCAGCAAAGATGTGAAGGTCAAGGTTTGAACTTGACAATCTCCAAGATCTCATTAGATTTGAGGTTTTATGATTACAAGAAGGGAATATTTATGttcagttctctctctttctttttttatttttattttttgtcattctgTTGATTAAGATTGGTTAGAGGCTTAAGCCATAAGGACATTTATTGCTCATCAAATAAGAATTCTGGAGGTAGAAGATGCAAGAGCTGATTCAGAGGCTTCAGGCCATTGGTTGGCATTTCTGAGACTCTCTGGACAGCTTCAGACATCTTGGCTCAAATAGCCCTGTCCACTGGCAGGaagtagtgggggtgggggggtgggggggacctcCAGTGAGGCTCTTTCCATTTACTGGGGGCTGGAAAAACTGTTTCTAGAGCACTCCCTCTACATTAGACTCTCACCATACCTGGCTGACCAGATCTAACTGCAGTGGAGACTGAGAAAGTGAAATCTGGTCTTTTCACCCTGCTAATGGGATGCAGGCAAGGAATAGGGAACTGATTTCCCATACCAGAGTTTGCCACCCTTCATTCACTCGACTAAGATTTACTAAGCACGCATTccaggccaggctctgggccaggtAATGATGATACAGAGGAAAAGGCAATCTCTGTTCTCAAGGAGTCCCTACTAGGAGAACACAGACAGGCAGAGGGCGGCAAAACAAGAAGGCAAGTTCTAGGAGGGAACCGAGTGTCCCTAGGGCCACCACAGGAGCTGAAGAGGCTCAGCTTGAAGGAgcagggagggctggagggagcCATAACTGGGTTAAGTTTTGAGGATTAATAAGCATTTAGCTAAGGGCGAGGGGGCATGTAGGAGGTGGCTGGGAAGAGGGCGTCTGGGAATCTCCCAGGATGTGACATGGCAGAACAAAAGGAATGAATGGGGAAGACAGGAAATGAGGTTGAAGAAGCAGGAAAGGGCCTGCTGAGAGAAGGTTCTGTGTGGGACATAATGGTTTGGGGCATTTATTCTGGATGAGCAGGGATGTGCATGGGGACCTTCTGCAGGAGGACAAAGAGCCGTACCCCTGGAATGGCTGCACTGCACTGAGGTGTGGGAGATTGGCATTGCCAGGTGCCTCCCAGCTGCGGGAACCTGAGCACTCATTCACAGCACCCAGAGCTGGTGTGGCCCCATACCTTTTTGTTCGCCATCTCCTGATACAGCTGGGGACAGTTCTGAAGGTTAGAGGATGCGTTCTGAGAGGCCAGACtcgccacccccaccctcactcctTCCTCTTTGCCCAGTTCCGCCTTCTGAAGCCAAAGTAATTCTTTTTCACCTGACGGCCATTCAAACATATGGAACATTTGAGTTATGATTCCCAACATATCACGTACCTCacctcatttaaccctcaaaacTCTGATGCAGCTGTtttccatccccattttacagacaaggttGCCAACTCAGTGAGGCACACGGCCAGACCCACGAGAGCAGGGAGCAGTGCTGTGTGCCTCCCGCTTCACCAGTGTTTCTCCAGGCATGGTCTTTGCACTGCCTGCCTCAGAATAACCCAGGCTGCTCAGAGCAGATCCCGGGTCCAGGGGCGGCCCCAGACCTCTCGAAGTAGACTCTCTGCAGGTAACAGCACAGAACCCACTTGTAACACGCTCCTCAGTTGATTTCTAGATCCATTCAAGTGTGGGAATCACACTCTAATCTTGCTAACACGACCAATTTtaatcttctatttccttttacttttgttggcCTGGAAAAAAGAGAACTTTTTAGGTGAATTTGGCTCATGAGTTGCACTTTCTTAAAGAATGGATCAGTGGAATCCCAGAGCCTCCAGACTTTGCAGAAGCATCCCTCTCctttactctttttctctctgccccaTTTGCAGAAGTCCTGGTGGCCATCTCTTGCTGAGCCAGGATGAGTGACTGGAGCTTCCTGGGAGAGTTCCTGGAGGAAGTACACAAGCACTCCACGGTGATCGGCAAGGTCTGGCTCACCGTCCTCTTCATATTCCGCATGCTGGTGCTGGGCACGGCTGCCGAGTCATCCTGGGGGGATGAGCAGGCAGATTTCCAATGTGATACCATGCAGCCTGGCTGCGGGAACGTCTGCTATGACCAAGCCTTCCCCATCTCTCACATCCGCTACTGGGTGCTGCAGATCATCTTCGTGTCCACACCATCACTGGTGTACATGGGCCATGCCATGCACACGGTGCGCATGCAGGAGAAGCGGAAGATGCGGGAGGCTGAGAAGGCCAAAGGGGTCCGGGGCACTGGGTCTTATGAGTACCCAGTGGCCGAGAAGGCAGAGCTGTCCTGCTGGGAAGAAGTGAATGGAAGGATTGTCCTCCAGGGCACTCTGCTCAACACCTATGTCTGCAGCATCCTGATCCGCACGACCATGGAGGTGGCCTTCATTGTGGGCCAGTACTTCCTCTACGGGATCTTCCTGGACACCCTGCATGTCTGCCGCAGgagtccctgcccccaccccgtcAACTGTTACGTATCCCGGCCCACCGAGAAGAATGTCTTCATCGTCTTTATGCTGGCCGTGGCTGCactgtccctcttcctcagcctggCTGAGCTCTACCACCTGGGCTGGAAGAAGATCAGACAGCGCTTTGTCAAGTCTAGGCAGGGCATGGCTGAGTGTCAGCTTCCTGGCCCCTCGGCCGGCATAGTCCAGAACTGCACACCACCTCCTGACTTCAATCAGTGCCTGGAGAATGGCCCTGGGGGGAAATTCTTCAATCCCTTCAGTAACAAGATGGCTTCCCAGCAGAACACCGACAACCTGGCCACTGAGCAAGTACAAGGCCAGGAGCCAATTCCTGGGGAGGGTTTCATTCACATCCGTTATGCCCAGAAGCCTGAGGTACCCAATGGAGCCTCCCCAGGTCACCGCCTGCCCCAAGGCTATCAGGGCGACAAGCGCCGCCTCAGCAAGGCCAGCAGCAAGGCCAGGTCAGATGACCTATCAGTGTGACCCTCTAGTGGGGGGGAACCAGGACCAGGTGGGAACcgaggaagctcagagagggaagaTGTGTCCCTGCCGACCCCATCTCTCATTCTCATACCTGCTCTGCTCCTTTTGGGCTTCAGGTCTCAATGGCATTGCTCATTTATTCCAGAAGGTAGGACCAGGGCTCTGGGAGTGCAGGCAGCACACGGCTACCCACCCAGGCTGCCGGCCCTTCCCATCCTCTACCCAGTGTACACAGAAGGCTTTCAGATCCTCAGTCAACAGggtagaggaagaaaaggaaacagtggtAAATCTAGCCTGGGATGGATAGCCAGAAGGATAGAATGGCTCTCTACATACCAGCCACATACCAGATGGGTTCTCCAAGTTTCTGTGGCTTCCTTGACCTGATCATCCTTCTTGCAAGGAAGAGCCCAAAGTTCCCAGCCAATAAAGAACATCAATCAAGGACCTTACATTAGATGTGCTCTTGAATCTGTTGTCTCCCTGGGTCAAACCTTGGAGTGACGGTGAGGTGGCCTTGGGCTGCCCTTGGCTGCCCCCTCTCTACCCAGTCTTACTTAAAAAGAGGTCCTTGGAACTTGACCAGCAGCCTCAACTTTACAAGTGCTTTGGTATGTACCTCTGGCAAATGTCCCACCTTAGTGATGCTGCAACCTTTACTTCTGCCAGGGTGACAACTAGCCCATGGGGGTGCAAGCTCCCCCAGGGAGTGACTGTATACACAGGCTCCACTGGAATCCCTGCCACCACCTGTCATCCTGCGGCTCTTTTACAGCTCAACCCGATGATAGAAACCAtcccatcccttcctcccttcgCTGTTCACCCTGTGCTCCCCTAAAGACCTTATCGACCAGAGTGCCCAAGAAGCCGTCATCCTCTCTCAGATCCTGACCAGATCACCAGCCACGAAGGCCATTGGAATTTCCCTAGGTCTTATTAAAACAAAGAGGGCATTGTGCTTCTCAGATTccctttgggaaaaaataattctgctgtgaagataaaaataaaaaaaagagagaaaatactggaaaacTGTTTTCCCCTcctatttatttccctttctgaCTGCCAACTTAGAGTGCCAAGAGGAGGTGTGATGACAGCTATGGAACccccagagctctctctccctggAGGGCTTAACATGGGCATGGAAGCAGTAAGGGAATCTCCAGCTCTCTTGGCAGGGGCCTCATTTAAGAGCACAGAGATTCCTATGTCTCCCTGGTGCTCCTAACGAGACAGCTGGAAAGCAGTGGTGACTGAGGACTGCGGAAAAGCCCTGCCTTCCCAGGGACTGGCCTGGTTTCTCTGTTCAGTCCATCTGTAATGGGTGGTTGCCATTTTGGATGAAGGTATAGGATGCTCAGAATTGGATACTGAGACAAATAGGGAGATGATTACTTTTcaaaatgcatgcatgcatgtgtgtgtgtgtgtgtgtgtgtacactgaCAGGGTGGGTGAAGGGGAAGGGAGTCTGAAATAAGGAAAGGAAACCTTAGAGGAACTTGTGTCTTCCTGTCCTCACCTCCAGATGCTGGCAGAGGGGCTGAGCCTCACTGTTTCCAGTGGCATTGGCCTACGCAGATGAGAGGCCGGGGCAGAGGAGGGTGAAGGCTCAGAAGGAGGTTcagcctctgcccaccccccccttcCATCTCCAGGCCCCTCTGCTGATGTTTGGCTGCTATCGGTGCGTGGAGAGAAGGATGAAGGTAGAGAGGTGGAGGGGACTGACTGGGACGCCATTTAGGGAAGAATGACTGGTCATCCAAGGTCCCTAGAGAGGACACTTTTTATCTATTGTCTGGCACCAGcattaagactctctctctccaaaataacaataacaaaaagactCTCCCTACATCTCTGAAATGGGTTTGTTTTGTGAAATGAGTGTTCTTGGATTACAAATCCTATGAGATCAGTCCTTGATGATGGGACTTTCAggaatgaaataggaaataatatGCGTAGTTTGTCTTAATAAAATTTGGCCCTGCATCTATCTCTTTTGTGTCCTTTCATGCCATGACCACGGAAGAAGGATGGCAGacttggtgggggagggaagcacTCAGACTCCACCCATCAGTCAGTAATGCAAacagctttggagtcaggcatGCAAGGGTTAAAAATCCCAGCTGCTGATTTACAGCTGGTCTCCAGCAAGCTACTTAATCTCTGAAccctggttttctcatctgtaagttgAGCTTCAGAATATTTACGTCGTTGGGTTGTTAAATGAGAGACTGTGAAGAGTTCATCGGAGTGCCTGGGAAATAACAGTATGTCACTGAATGGTAATCGTTGatattgttgtcattattatctttattattttcattattgtgtTGAATACATAGTATTTGAAAACCTGGGATGTCAAGAGATGATTCCAGAACTTCCCCTTATGGAGCTCACATCTACCTAAGGTGGTCAGTTTAACTCAGGTCAAATTAACTCCAATTACTGCAGAGGAAACAATTGGAATAGAATTAAATGGGAATTCATTAATTATCAATTCTAAGAACCACAGGCTCCAGGAAGTGAAACATGACAAAACCACTGGAAGGGGACACCTGA
Proteins encoded in this region:
- the GJA5 gene encoding gap junction alpha-5 protein, which codes for MSDWSFLGEFLEEVHKHSTVIGKVWLTVLFIFRMLVLGTAAESSWGDEQADFQCDTMQPGCGNVCYDQAFPISHIRYWVLQIIFVSTPSLVYMGHAMHTVRMQEKRKMREAEKAKGVRGTGSYEYPVAEKAELSCWEEVNGRIVLQGTLLNTYVCSILIRTTMEVAFIVGQYFLYGIFLDTLHVCRRSPCPHPVNCYVSRPTEKNVFIVFMLAVAALSLFLSLAELYHLGWKKIRQRFVKSRQGMAECQLPGPSAGIVQNCTPPPDFNQCLENGPGGKFFNPFSNKMASQQNTDNLATEQVQGQEPIPGEGFIHIRYAQKPEVPNGASPGHRLPQGYQGDKRRLSKASSKARSDDLSV